From one Drosophila subpulchrella strain 33 F10 #4 breed RU33 chromosome 3L, RU_Dsub_v1.1 Primary Assembly, whole genome shotgun sequence genomic stretch:
- the LOC119555579 gene encoding ester hydrolase C11orf54 homolog, with the protein MSQSHLQTDQLLFEEKPLHVPTLSELQKVILGALSENFRTVDVSVGPCPDLKDPQFGLVESGLGGKATLLEAGGPPYLRPLVQRDKLYNLKEITRRAQGTGKIFAVGPGAGPWPIRHSNCEGIFNFSLNEDDEFTQGSYTATVRGENEDCVLEKIPQTEPRCALILNLFLSEGKPGEVLKISAKQRTGEENFVECMRKGLEKHYGDKAVGLGGIFVVRKGCVHQHVMRDFSKTPIHTQEQIQNWLKFYEMPAQLNAVGTLVTKDMGLDLRLQHFHSFSFENWGGHYHYDTTPDQVEYEAYLNVAERVVRVDRPIVTDQLGRD; encoded by the exons ATGAGCCAGAGTCACCTTCAAACGGATCAGCTGCTCTTCGAAGAGAAACCACTTCATGTGCCGACCCTCTCAGAACTGCAAAAAG TTATACTGGGTGCTCTGAGTGAGAACTTTCGAACCGTTGATGTTAGTGTGGGACCTTGTCCCGATCTAAAGGACCCCCAATTTGGCCTGGTGGAGAGTGGTCTGGGTGGTAAAGCCACTCTACTGGAAGCAGGTGGACCACCCTATTTGCGACCCCTAGTCCAACGCGACAAGCTGTATAACTTAAAGGAGATTACTCGCAGGGCTCAAGGTACTGGAAAGATTTTTGCTGTGGGTCCAGGAGCAGGTCCTTGGCCCATTCGTCATTCCAATTGCGAGGGcatctttaatttttccctCAATGAAGACGATGAATTTACCCAGGGAAGCTACACAGCCACTGTGAGGGGAGAAAATGAGGATTGTGTTCTGGAGAAGATTCCCCAGACCGAACCCCGTTGCGCCCTGATCCTAAATCTCTTCCTCAGCGAGGGAAAACCAGGTGAAGTTCTCAAAATATCCGCAAAACAGCGAACTGGTGAGGAGAACTTTGTGGAATGTATGCGAAAAGGTCTGGAGAAGCACTACGGCGATAAGGCGGTGGGTCTGGGAGGGATCTTTGTGGTCAGGAAGGGGTGTGTCCACCAGCACGTGATGCGGGACTTCAGCAAGACCCCTATTCACACCCAGGAACAGATCCAAAACTGGCTCAAGTTCTACGAAATGCCCGCCCAGCTGAATGCGGTGGGCACTTTGGTGACCAAGGACATGGGTCTGGACTTAAGGCTGCAGCACTTTCACTCGTTTTCCTTCGAAAACTGGGGTGGTCACTACCATTACGATACCACCCCTGATCAAGTGGAATACGAGGCCTATCTGAATGTGGCTGAAAGAGTAGTCCGTGTGGATAGACCAATAGTAACCGATCAATTAGGAAGAGACTGA